From Capillibacterium thermochitinicola, a single genomic window includes:
- a CDS encoding Smr/MutS family protein — protein sequence METIDLHGITREEAEETLERRLLSAFQYGERVVRIIHGQGKHSAYFPVLKSFVRRWLEESEFARTYVEAVYRGEDGSPYTPPNPGETVVRLKGETAIGADEEIDWVEEEEELIARKQAKKRKAQARRAAFRQPYRR from the coding sequence ATGGAAACCATCGACCTGCACGGAATAACACGGGAAGAAGCAGAGGAAACATTGGAACGGCGGCTGTTAAGCGCCTTTCAATACGGCGAAAGAGTGGTCCGCATCATCCACGGCCAAGGCAAACACAGCGCCTACTTTCCGGTCCTCAAGTCTTTTGTCCGCCGGTGGCTGGAAGAATCAGAGTTTGCCCGTACCTATGTGGAAGCCGTCTATCGTGGCGAAGACGGTTCCCCTTATACCCCGCCGAATCCGGGGGAGACGGTGGTGAGACTCAAGGGGGAGACCGCCATTGGTGCGGACGAAGAGATCGACTGGGTGGAGGAAGAGGAAGAATTAATCGCCCGGAAACAGGCAAAAAAAAGGAAGGCCCAAGCGCGGCGGGCAGCCTTCCGGCAACCTTATCGTCGTTAG
- a CDS encoding M16 family metallopeptidase, with product MKTHPHFSVRKGLFLAVLILSTTLCCPLTIWGSSTRRVDPLVVSKLDPISKEENYEYVTMILKTGYGHEPSEKRGLNTLTNELVYLLLRNTRALEVNYYPFAEYTIFTFVVWRDDFAAFCAELDALIRLDTLLLYDLCNELINQHIHTAKTPFVTGQSILYELLYGPDHPYLNRFKADYSKLDINEVNTWFREIYKPNNIVISTTSELPEDFLKKPSGRDLQKRVLNPEIPPSLATDPVYRFTDARAPVSTIFIAFPGPKPEEDGFFVSRIIQKYLQHQLWSRLRQERGYCYDLQVSYSYLNEPTAPNITIAFQVLPENTEPAIYEVFNLLEELEREPLTPEEIRYFVELEEKSQDKNYSTPSFLSLMDAIGAQLDLTWATDYDQYKSELQKISSNDILNFAQTYLKNWRLSVVGPDVAELNTNFMLKGNAGD from the coding sequence ATGAAAACGCATCCACATTTTTCTGTCCGGAAAGGCCTTTTCTTGGCCGTCCTTATTTTAAGCACTACCCTGTGCTGTCCCTTGACAATTTGGGGTTCTTCCACCCGGCGGGTTGACCCCTTAGTCGTCTCAAAACTTGATCCCATCTCCAAAGAAGAGAATTATGAATACGTAACAATGATCCTGAAAACCGGGTATGGGCATGAACCCAGCGAAAAACGGGGACTGAACACCCTCACCAATGAATTGGTCTACCTGTTGCTTCGTAACACCCGCGCCCTTGAGGTGAACTACTATCCTTTTGCGGAATACACGATCTTTACCTTTGTCGTCTGGCGGGATGATTTCGCCGCTTTCTGCGCCGAGCTTGATGCCCTCATTCGTCTGGATACTCTTTTACTTTACGACCTGTGTAATGAATTAATTAATCAGCATATCCACACAGCAAAAACCCCTTTTGTAACGGGCCAATCTATTTTGTATGAACTCCTTTACGGACCGGATCATCCTTACCTCAATAGATTCAAAGCAGACTATTCCAAACTGGATATCAATGAAGTCAATACGTGGTTTCGTGAAATTTATAAGCCCAACAATATAGTGATTTCCACCACCTCGGAACTGCCGGAGGACTTCCTGAAGAAGCCCAGTGGCCGCGATTTACAGAAAAGAGTCCTTAACCCGGAAATTCCACCAAGTTTGGCCACAGACCCTGTTTACCGGTTTACCGATGCCCGTGCCCCCGTCAGCACCATTTTTATAGCTTTCCCCGGACCAAAACCCGAGGAGGACGGTTTTTTTGTCAGCCGGATTATCCAAAAATACCTCCAACATCAACTTTGGTCCAGACTCAGGCAGGAACGCGGTTACTGCTACGATCTTCAGGTCAGTTATTCGTATCTGAATGAACCGACCGCCCCAAACATAACGATTGCATTTCAAGTCCTCCCGGAGAATACGGAACCGGCCATCTACGAAGTTTTTAATTTACTGGAAGAACTGGAAAGGGAACCGCTTACTCCGGAAGAAATCCGGTATTTCGTTGAGCTGGAAGAAAAATCCCAGGATAAAAACTATTCAACACCAAGTTTCTTATCTTTGATGGACGCCATTGGCGCTCAACTGGACCTAACTTGGGCAACCGATTATGACCAATATAAATCTGAACTGCAAAAAATCAGCAGTAATGACATTCTTAATTTTGCCCAAACTTATTTAAAGAATTGGCGGTTATCAGTGGTTGGTCCAGACGTAGCAGAGCTGAATACCAATTTCATGTTAAAAGGCAACGCCGGGGACTAA